One region of Anoplopoma fimbria isolate UVic2021 breed Golden Eagle Sablefish chromosome 10, Afim_UVic_2022, whole genome shotgun sequence genomic DNA includes:
- the LOC129097101 gene encoding apolipoprotein A-IV-like isoform X2, which yields MKVLVVLALAVFTGCNANIVWQNQTDRQVNMVKDAFWDYVAKATSTAEDSLKQIRQSGLGKEVNTLISDSTDAVNKLTDAIRIQVAPLTQDLMSKFTQEAEQLKTRLEKDLTALGTSLKPYAEELVADLQRQVDELKRDAAPYAETMDPEALKAVLLQKSQELKVQMDKSMSELQVQMVPYTEEIKEKMEQSLEEFQKSMVPLTQSFETQLTQKTQEIQQNLAQRGEELRTKLEADTENLKRQLTALWESFTKMTQ from the exons ATGAAGGTCCTTGTGGTGCTCGCCCTCGCCGTTTTCACTG GTTGCAATGCCAACATCGTGTGGCAAAACCAGACAGACCGCCAAGTCAACATGGTGAAAGATGCTTTCTGGGACTACGTCGCCAAGGCAACCTCTACAGCCGAGGACTCCCTGAAGCAGATCAGACAGTCCGGGCTGGGAAAGGAAGTGAA cacCCTCATCTCCGATAGCACTGACGCCGTCAACAAGCTCACCGACGCTATCAGGATTCAGGTGGCTCCTCTCACCCAAGACCTCATGTCTAAGTTTACCCAGGAGGCCGAGCAGCTGAAGACTCGTCTGGAGAAGGACCTCACTGCCTTGGGAACCAGCCTGAAGCCCTACGCTGAGGAGCTGGTGGCTGACCTCCAGAGGCAGGTGGATGAGCTGAAGAGGGACGCTGCCCCCTACGCCGAGACCATGGACCCCGAGGCCCTGAAGGCCGTCCTGCTGCAGAAGAGCCAGGAGCTGAAGGTGCAGATGGATAAGAGCATGAGCGAGCTGCAGGTCCAGATGGTCCCCTACACCGAGGAGATTaaggagaagatggagcagAGCCTGGAGGAGTTTCAGAAGAGCATGGTCCCCCTGACCCAGAGCTTCGAGACCCAACTGACCCAGAAAACCCAGGAGATCCAGCAGAACCTGGCtcaaagaggagaggagctgaggacCAAGCTGGAGGCTGACACCGAGAACCTGAAGAGGCAGCTGACTGCTCTCTGGGAGTCCTTCACTAAAATGACCCAGTAA
- the LOC129097101 gene encoding apolipoprotein A-IV-like isoform X1, protein MKVLVVLALAVFTAGCNANIVWQNQTDRQVNMVKDAFWDYVAKATSTAEDSLKQIRQSGLGKEVNTLISDSTDAVNKLTDAIRIQVAPLTQDLMSKFTQEAEQLKTRLEKDLTALGTSLKPYAEELVADLQRQVDELKRDAAPYAETMDPEALKAVLLQKSQELKVQMDKSMSELQVQMVPYTEEIKEKMEQSLEEFQKSMVPLTQSFETQLTQKTQEIQQNLAQRGEELRTKLEADTENLKRQLTALWESFTKMTQ, encoded by the exons ATGAAGGTCCTTGTGGTGCTCGCCCTCGCCGTTTTCACTG CAGGTTGCAATGCCAACATCGTGTGGCAAAACCAGACAGACCGCCAAGTCAACATGGTGAAAGATGCTTTCTGGGACTACGTCGCCAAGGCAACCTCTACAGCCGAGGACTCCCTGAAGCAGATCAGACAGTCCGGGCTGGGAAAGGAAGTGAA cacCCTCATCTCCGATAGCACTGACGCCGTCAACAAGCTCACCGACGCTATCAGGATTCAGGTGGCTCCTCTCACCCAAGACCTCATGTCTAAGTTTACCCAGGAGGCCGAGCAGCTGAAGACTCGTCTGGAGAAGGACCTCACTGCCTTGGGAACCAGCCTGAAGCCCTACGCTGAGGAGCTGGTGGCTGACCTCCAGAGGCAGGTGGATGAGCTGAAGAGGGACGCTGCCCCCTACGCCGAGACCATGGACCCCGAGGCCCTGAAGGCCGTCCTGCTGCAGAAGAGCCAGGAGCTGAAGGTGCAGATGGATAAGAGCATGAGCGAGCTGCAGGTCCAGATGGTCCCCTACACCGAGGAGATTaaggagaagatggagcagAGCCTGGAGGAGTTTCAGAAGAGCATGGTCCCCCTGACCCAGAGCTTCGAGACCCAACTGACCCAGAAAACCCAGGAGATCCAGCAGAACCTGGCtcaaagaggagaggagctgaggacCAAGCTGGAGGCTGACACCGAGAACCTGAAGAGGCAGCTGACTGCTCTCTGGGAGTCCTTCACTAAAATGACCCAGTAA